In one Nyctibius grandis isolate bNycGra1 chromosome 19, bNycGra1.pri, whole genome shotgun sequence genomic region, the following are encoded:
- the ARFRP1 gene encoding ADP-ribosylation factor-related protein 1, giving the protein MYTLLSGLYEYMFQRDEYCILILGLDNAGKTTFLEQTKTRFNKNYKGMSLSKITTTVGLNIGTIDVGKTRLMFWDLGGQEELQSLWDKYYAESHGVIYVIDSTDEERLSESKRAFEKMITSEALEGVPILVLANKQDVETCLSIPDIKTAFSDCINKIGKRDCLTQACSALTGKGVNEGIEWMVKCVVRNIHRPPRKKDIT; this is encoded by the exons ATGTATACTCTGCTGTCCGGCCTCTATGAATACATGTTCCAGAGGGATGAGTACTGCATCTTGATCCTTGGTTTGGACAATGCTGGTAAAACC aCCTTCCTCGAACAAACTAAAACTCGATTTAACAAGAACTACAAAGGGATGAGTTTGTCCAAAATCACAACCACTGTAGGCTTAAACA TTGGTACTATTGATGTTGGCAAAACTCGGCTAATGTTCTGGGATCTTGGCGGACAGGAGGAGCTACAGTCTCTTTGGGACAAG TATTATGCTGAATCTCATGGAGTGATCTATGTTATTGACTCCACTGATGAGGAGAGGCTCTCAGAATctaaaagagcttttg AGAAGATGATTACCAGCGAAGCTCTGGAAGGGGTTCCCATTCTGGTGTTAGCTAACAAGCAGGATGTAGAG ACTTGTCTGTCAATACCTGACATCAAGACAGCGTTTAGTGACTGCATTAACAAAATTGGGAAGAGAGACTGCCTGACACAAGCCTGCTCTGCTCTTACTGG CAAAGGAGTGAACGAGGGAATTGAATGGATGGTGAAGTGCGTGGTGAGGAACATTCACCGGCCCCCAAGAAAGAAGGACATCACGTAA
- the ZGPAT gene encoding zinc finger CCCH-type with G patch domain-containing protein — MDEESLEAAIQTYNAQLQQVELALGAGLDPSQQSDLIQLQEDLKQLIELTESSLVSVKKSKLLATLDTNASSSSSSSPVGLLKQGTNPDCSAQDEEYAAFREAIAELGTDEKPSADNDEISSERDVETGDKNESKYTEEEEESGREEEEEEELSGMKVKAPYYSSWGTLEYHNAMIVGTEDLEDGSAGVRVLYLYPTHKSLKPCPFFLDDKCRFKENCRFSHGQVVSVEELQPFQEPDLSALEVGSACLAKHSDGIWYTAKITDIDSGYYTVKFDSLLLKEAVVEGDSVIPPLRSEDGALSAESDEDSVDDSGFAKVIDSGVPENGEWTPACSSSFGGWEAHTRGIGSKLLVRMGYEFGKGLGKNSEGRVEPVQAVVLPRGKSLDQCAEVLQKKKQGKLDPGKSRKCRAKGSSSGQSPAGSRKPPHNVFDFLNEKLRGKSAGERTGGVALPQRNSKEIYHASKSTRKALSVRLFQTMEKIERTQRDIRGIQQALERNIGRHSVATAQLEEKLANAHRQLGQLQAQEASLQREQKKADTHKKMTEF; from the exons ATGGATGAAGAGAGTCTGGAAGCAGCCATTCAGACCTACAATGCCCAGCTGCAGCAAGTGGAGCTGGCTTTAGGGGCAGGCCTGGACCCCTCGCAGCAGTCAGACTTGATTCAGTTGCAGGAAGATTTAAAGCAGCTGATAGAACTGACTGAATCCAGCCTGGTGTCTGTTAAGAAGAGCAAACTTTTGGCTACGTTAGATACAAatgcatcctcctcctcctcctcctccccagtaGGTCTCCTGAAGCAGGGGACCAACCCAGACTGTTCTGCCCAGGATGAGGAGTATGCAGCTTTTCGGGAAGCCATCGCTGAGCTTGGAACTGACGAGAAGCCTTCAGCTGATAACGATGAGATATCATCAGAGAGAGATGTGGAAACCGGTGACAAAAATGAATCAAAGTACACcgaagaggaggaggaatctggcagagaggaggaggaggaggaggagttgaGTGGGATGAAGGTTAAAGCCCCCTACTACAGTTCATGGGGTACCCTGGAGTACCACAACGCCATGATTGTGGGGACAGAGGACTTGGAAGACGGCAGCGCAGGAGTCAGAGTGCTTTATCTCTACCCAACTCACAAGTCTCTGAAGCCGTGCCCGTTCTTCTTGGATGACAAATGCAGATTTAAAGAGAACTGtcg GTTTTCACATGGTCAGGTGGTCTCTGTGGAAGAGCTTCAGCCGTTCCAGGAGCCCGATCTGAGCGCGCTGGAGGTGGGCTCGGCCTGCCTGGCGAAACACAGCGACGGGATATGGTACACTGCCAAAATAACTG ACATCGACAGTGGTTACTACACTGTGAAGTTTGACTCCCTGCTGCTCAAGGAGGCTGTTGTGGAAGGAGACAGTGTCATTCCCCCGCTGCGAAGTGAAGATGGTGCCTTGTCTGCTGAGTCTGATGAGGACAGTGTTGATGATTCTGGTTTTGCTAAAG TGATAGATTCAGGAGTTCCAGAGAACGGGGAGTGGACTCCTGCGTGCAGTTCCTCTTTCGGTGGCTGGGAAGCCCATACCCGTGGTATCGGCTCCAAACTGCTGGTTCGGATGGGATATGAGTTTGGGAAAG GGTTAGGGAAGAATTCTGAGGGCCGAGTGGAGCCGGTGCAGGCTGTGGTACTTCCTCGAGGGAAGTCCCTCGACCAGTGTGCTGAGGTGcttcagaagaagaaacaggGGAAGCTGGACCCAGGCAAATCAAGGAAATGCCGAGCAAAGGGAAGCAGCTCTGGACAGTCCCCTGCAGGCAGCCGTAAGCCTCCCCACAACGTGTTTGACTTCTTGAATGAGAAACTGCGAGGGAAGAGTGCTGGGGAGAGGACTGGAGGGGTGGCACTGCCGCAGAGGAACAGCAAAGAGATCTACCATGCTAGCAAGAGCACCAGGAAGGCCCTGAGCGTCCGCCTCTTCCAGACGATGGAGAAGATTGAACGAACGCAAAGGGATATCAGAGGAATCCAGCAGGCCCTGGAACGCAACATTGGACG gCACAGCGTGGCTACAGctcagctggaggagaagctggCTAATGCACACAGacagctggggcagctgcaggccCAGGAAGCCAGTCTGCAGCGggagcagaagaaagcagacaCGCATAAGAAGATGACTGAATTCTAG